The following nucleotide sequence is from Synchiropus splendidus isolate RoL2022-P1 chromosome 1, RoL_Sspl_1.0, whole genome shotgun sequence.
ATATATATCAAGAGACTATACACACACTGTGTTTGTACTGTTTTATTAAACTACCTTTATTTTTCAACCACCTCGTCTTTTAAATCACACTAAAATTGTGAAACGCTTTTCAAATCTTTTTCTGTGTGCCGCCTATCACATCCAACcagttttgtttcatgttttgtagtgTGCTTCGATTTGTGAATTTATCAGGTCGCAGCCAAAACCAAGGGTTTTGATTCAGTCTGCATCTACCAAACTTCAATGGAGCAAGGGCTGCCAAGGTGCAGTAGTGACCTCTTGTGCCAGATCATGTTTATGCACGTTCTTGTTTCCAGGTCTTTCGCATCAGCTTTTGTCTGACATGCAGTATATATGGATGCTGAGGCGATCATATAAACCGCCGTGGTCATCATCAGCATTGTATGGTATTAACGCACTTCCAAAGTTCTGCCTGCTGTTCAACCatggatgaaaacatttttgggaATGACTGTGTGACAAGACCGTCTCCCCACTGGAGGGAGAAGTATGAACGTTTTGCTAGGTGGGTGTAGACAGCAGCAGAGTTTGAAATATAATATCGTAGTCCAGACGTCACTGTTGTTGATGTGTTGATCGCTTGTTCTTTTAGAAAACACTTGTCAACACTAGTAATGCTTAAAAAGGGCAGATCCGTCAATAAAAtcaatttattaattcattaaacATGATCAACAAAGGTACTTGAAGGTTTAAAATCCCTTTGACACATTTACAGTACATATGATTCGGGTTTAACAATTTCTATGAATCTTTCTCAACCATCCACTTCACAAAAGCTCTGCCATTTCATGAGGTATCAGACTTGACTCCGTGGCTGTACAGAAGCCTGATCTGTGAACTCAGTCAGTGATGTCAGGCAGAGAtgttaaaaaaagtaaagtgcTGCCATTTTACAATACTGCATTCAAATAATGGCATAGTACAGTTGTGTATTGTCAGCAACAAGATCAATATTTCAGTTCTAAGACCAGTGTTCTCAAAGCTTTCTAAAACATTCATGAAATACATAAACTTCcgtttaaattttttttttggtcattgtGCTGTTCATGTTCTATCCCTCAAAGTAAAAAGTGAGACAGGTCTTCGCTGATCTCGGCCTCATCCCAGGGTCCCTGAATATTGTCCTTCTGCTGTTGCAGCCGAACCAGCAGCAGGGGGCAAAGAAAGGTTACATTTCCCAGAGCCAGGGCCAAGATCACAGCTCCACCCACAGATTGTGAACCTAACCCACCCACACCTCCTAAGCAAACAGCCAAGCAGACCAGAGTGAACTGGTGAGGAGTGTTCTCCCTCATCCGCTGAAGCAGGCATGGCCAGAGGGCAAACACCAGCAGGGCACAGCTAAGCATAGCAAAGGTATGCACAGCGCCCGGCAACCGCGATGCGAGACACACAGATGCAAACAAGGCTGCGTTTATAGAGAGGCTGCAGGTGGGCGAGGGTTGGGCGTATCTGAACGACACCAGGTGGGCCAGCAGCATCATGGCAGACATGGCGTAAACCGTGTCGGTGCTCACGGACTCCGTTAACGTCTTCAGGATGGGGGAGAAGCCAAACGTGAAGGAGAGAAAAATAGCGGTACTCTGCAGGTCTGCTAACCGAGTCCGGGGCTCTGAACCTGCTTCTGACTCAGGCGTTAATATCTGATACAGTCCATAACCTAGTATGGAGCAAATGACAGAGGTCCACAACAGTGTCTCTGGAGAGAGAAGACCCTGAAAGAGAAGTTAAGTAAGAAAGACTCATGACAAAACTATTAACAATTAAATGCTTTAAAGTATTTTCTATGACAAATTATACAACAATCCACCAGGAAACAAGTAAGTTGACAGGCCTACCCACTAAGTAAAGACAACGTTGCCAAACAAATGAGTGAAAtatcttgaaaatgaaaatgacgcGGTGGTTCACCTGCTCCATGTACAGCCAGATGGTGATGAAAATGGCCACGCAGGACAGCTGCTGGCCAACAAAGCCTGCTTCCTTCACCACAGCCCAGTAACGGTACTGCCGCAGGCCCTCATTTCTCCTTAACTCCTCCAGGAACCTTTGGTCCACGTAGTTGTCAGGAAAAGGCTGGCGTTCCCAGAGAACCTTTCTCCAGGGCACGTTTGGACCTGGGGCGCCATCAGGTCCCATTACCCTGGGAGACAACCACGTGCACATATTGCCAAGGGCGTTAGATTACATGAGCTAAATCATTATTTTGCGGTTGCCATTATGTAGAATACTCTTTACAACTTCGTCTCCGTATGTATACTTGTGATTTGTTGGTACTGCTGTACACTAAACATTTGCATCAAACTGTCCTCCTTAATATTCACAAGACAGGTGGAACGAAACGTCACTCCATACAggtaattcttcttcttcttcttcttcttctttctgacTTGAGCAAACCAATCAACATGAGCAGTCTTTTCGGCACCTCGTCTGCCAGATTGacaattttgattttatttcgtGCTTTCGTGCGGTGACGTTTTCAAGTTTCTGAGGTAGACTTCAATCAAGGTAACGCGTTTGGAGCTACTACCACGAACACTTGCGTTTTCAACACAGCGTTCACGCACAAGGAAAAATATTTTGCTTCCGTGATTAGctgcatatacatatataagcGGTGGTCAACGGAAGATGTATGTCTTCACATATGAAAATGGTAGTTGAACAACAATGACGATAATTGTACACCAACCTGAGAGGATATTTTGGATGGGTGATGTCAGGATCTGTTCTCGACAGTATCCCGGAAGTGCTTTGGCTCTGAAACGCCCACAGCGCACCTCGGTGGACAGTATATAAATTGCACTTTGATTTCACTCCACATAAGAGTTTCATTTTCTACCGTTTCCGGGCGGAACTGACCAATGTCAGTGGCATATGGCAAGGTCGCCGGCAGCAATGCATAAGTCTGTCAGTAAGGCAGCTCAAAGGGTTAACGGATCTGGTTCAAGCGCAATGAACAATGGGATCGACGTTCGTTTTTCTACCCATTTCGCTTTTGCTTTAAATAAGAACATGATAACACGTGAGATGTTTGTGGTTACTTCTCTTACTATTTAttgttatacatttattttatatatagaccttggcaataaagccgATTCTGAGTTGAACCtggaaaaatgtatatatttttattagtttAATTGTCATTTCTTTGTCTTATCATCACAAGGCCTTTATAGAACTTGGCTCCCACGTTTGTGATCAAAACTAGGTGGTGGTCAAATATCCCCCGGGCAGTGTAGTACAAATACAAGAGCAGGAATCggaatcatcatttatttacaatAACAGTACATCACATCAATAAATATTGAATGTCGTAGTCCGTGGACAACATGGTGTTGTGGAATCAAATATGACCAGTGACAGTAACAGAAATACTTTAAAAATATgatctcttttcttttctcttttctaaaACATAATGTAACAAATTGCTAAGAAATTGCTCAGAATTCAGTTCTGTGGAAGAAGTCTACAACATTTCAACTGTAGCCTCTCTCTGAAGCAATGTGTTAGTCAAAGTTAATCGCGATCCCACATACTGTACAGTCCTGGCAGCAAAGTCACATTTAAAGATGCATCAACAGCTTTGTTTCACTGTGGCATTTACTCTAGACTTTTCCTAGAGGCAATTCCTTTCAGCAACATTATCATCTCACATGAAGTAACAAATGTAGAGCACTTGTCACCAGTAACAGACCTTAACAGAGACTCTATGCCCATGACATCAGTGGTAGTGCAGTCACCAGCTGTGAGAATGTTACATAATGTGATGGCAAAAATTAGACACATGGCAGTTTTCTAGCTGCAATGACCTTTGCTTTGTCAGCAAATTAGAAATAGACCTTGTGTCACCAGGCCCAGAGGCAGACTGCACACACACTAAGGAACTATAAATGGACCAGAGGCAATAGCCAGAGAACTTCACAACAGACCCCCAGCATATTCTGGCGACCAGACAGAGATTTAGGACCAGAAACTCTTGGTCATTGATGGGATACACTGCAAAGTGAGTGATTTAAGAATGGATGGGAATAATGTATATGGTTGGGAGACAAACAAAACTGCATGAACGGTGGAATATTAAATACACCACCACCCAAATTCTTCATAGAATTCTTGTCATAGTTAGAAAAGTCAACAC
It contains:
- the pigc gene encoding phosphatidylinositol N-acetylglucosaminyltransferase subunit C translates to MKLLCGVKSKCNLYTVHRGALWAFQSQSTSGILSRTDPDITHPKYPLRVMGPDGAPGPNVPWRKVLWERQPFPDNYVDQRFLEELRRNEGLRQYRYWAVVKEAGFVGQQLSCVAIFITIWLYMEQGLLSPETLLWTSVICSILGYGLYQILTPESEAGSEPRTRLADLQSTAIFLSFTFGFSPILKTLTESVSTDTVYAMSAMMLLAHLVSFRYAQPSPTCSLSINAALFASVCLASRLPGAVHTFAMLSCALLVFALWPCLLQRMRENTPHQFTLVCLAVCLGGVGGLGSQSVGGAVILALALGNVTFLCPLLLVRLQQQKDNIQGPWDEAEISEDLSHFLL